One genomic region from Spirosoma sp. KCTC 42546 encodes:
- a CDS encoding SusD/RagB family nutrient-binding outer membrane lipoprotein, which translates to MIYIKRLTAGMLAVLLAVVAGCKSDYLDVNNNPNQVTAATPQLVLPDALATTGWYLTGNAPSGAAGSFYFLNLWMGYWNWSGNYSIATSDKNYQFTQAFNNSVWTSAYLNLKNYNYVENQAATLGQPLLQGMAKIMKALHFQILVDTYGDVPYTSALQGTANILPTYDKAQDIYDDLFKQIDAAIVLLGKGDGTLNPGPNDIMFQGDINKWLKFANTLKLRMLLRQSEKTDRASFIQTQLATIKASGYGFLGAGENASVNPGYTNSQNMQNPLFGAFYAINGNPTTLNNQFKGNLYGITFYKSTNDPRLGAYYRPVAGTTNTFNGTYFGTTDVLVNSQVSDIGPGVLTSVDQPSPILLSHESLFMQAEAAQRGWITGDPKTLYQSAITESFINVGRTAAEAVAYYSQAGLNDVNWDASTNKIEAIITQKWASENSTAPFEAWSDYRRLGLPITIPISQDPSTTVKQIPLRLLYPTSEYSNNAFNVGAQGTINQFTSKIFWEK; encoded by the coding sequence ATGATTTATATAAAACGACTAACAGCTGGCATGCTAGCTGTACTGCTGGCCGTAGTGGCGGGCTGCAAAAGCGACTATCTCGACGTTAATAATAACCCGAACCAGGTAACAGCGGCAACACCACAACTGGTGTTACCCGACGCACTGGCGACAACGGGTTGGTATCTTACGGGCAATGCGCCTAGTGGTGCCGCCGGTAGCTTTTATTTCCTGAATTTGTGGATGGGTTACTGGAACTGGAGTGGTAACTATTCGATTGCTACATCGGATAAAAACTACCAGTTCACCCAAGCGTTCAACAATAGCGTCTGGACAAGCGCTTACCTCAATCTGAAAAACTACAATTATGTAGAGAATCAGGCGGCTACGCTGGGGCAACCACTTTTGCAGGGCATGGCCAAAATCATGAAAGCCCTGCATTTTCAGATTTTGGTCGATACCTACGGCGATGTGCCTTATACATCAGCTTTACAGGGCACGGCTAATATTCTACCTACTTACGACAAAGCACAGGATATTTATGACGACTTGTTCAAGCAGATCGACGCTGCAATAGTTCTGTTGGGCAAAGGTGATGGCACGCTCAATCCGGGACCAAACGATATCATGTTCCAGGGGGATATCAATAAGTGGCTCAAGTTTGCCAACACCCTTAAGTTACGGATGCTGCTTCGTCAATCGGAAAAAACCGACCGCGCTTCGTTCATTCAAACGCAGTTAGCCACTATTAAAGCTTCAGGTTATGGCTTTTTGGGCGCGGGCGAAAATGCAAGTGTAAACCCAGGCTATACGAATTCCCAAAACATGCAGAATCCGTTGTTCGGGGCATTTTACGCGATTAATGGTAATCCAACAACGCTGAACAACCAGTTCAAAGGAAATCTGTACGGAATCACGTTCTATAAAAGTACAAATGACCCTCGGTTGGGTGCCTATTATAGACCCGTTGCGGGTACAACCAACACATTTAATGGCACCTACTTTGGCACTACCGATGTATTGGTAAACAGCCAGGTATCGGATATAGGCCCAGGCGTTTTAACGAGTGTTGACCAACCTTCGCCGATTTTACTATCGCACGAAAGCCTGTTTATGCAGGCAGAAGCCGCACAACGGGGCTGGATTACGGGCGACCCAAAAACCTTGTACCAGTCAGCTATTACGGAGTCATTCATTAACGTAGGCCGTACCGCAGCTGAAGCAGTTGCGTATTACTCTCAAGCGGGTTTGAATGACGTAAACTGGGATGCATCGACTAACAAGATCGAAGCGATTATTACTCAGAAATGGGCTTCGGAAAATAGCACAGCGCCCTTTGAAGCCTGGTCGGATTATCGTCGGCTGGGATTACCCATTACGATTCCAATCTCGCAGGACCCAAGCACCACAGTGAAGCAAATTCCACTTCGGTTGCTTTATCCCACCTCGGAGTATAGCAATAACGCATTTAACGTAGGCGCTCAAGGTACTATCAATCAGTTTACAAGCAAAATATTCTGGGAAAAGTAA